From the genome of Spirochaetota bacterium:
ATGAAACTTGCGTAAAATTAGGCCCTAAAAATGGTGACAACTACCAACAAAATGACAATAAAATATAAACATATTAAATTGCAAGAACAAAATTTACAATAATGGACAAGAAGTCAATACTAATAAAGTGATATAAAATTTACACACAAAGCCTATTTTTATAAAAGATATCTAGTAGGTCTATTCTCCTAAAACCATCGGTATTATTTAAATATATCAACACAGATTAAAGCCCTAGTATAAATTGCGCATCACTTACAGTTGCAACCTGTCGATCCATTTCATTAGCTATCCGCACCACCCTTTTGATTAGCTGCTCATTGGATTTTGCCAATTCTCCCTTTCGGTAATATATGTTATCCTCAACACCTACACGCACATGCCCACCCATGGCTATAGCATGCATAGTTATAGGTAATTGATACCTTCCTATTCCAGCAACGCTCCATAATTGTTCAGGTGATAGATCATCAGTTAAAAGAACAAGGCTTTTTATGTTTCCTCGCATTCCTCCCTGCACACCCAGGATAAATCCGATATGAAATTTCTCGGGTAAATATTTTTTTTTAATGTATCTATGTACTGTCTCCATCATGCCGTAATCAAATATTTCTAGTTCAGGCATCACTCCGTTTTCTGTTATAGCCTTTAAGATTTGACGAATCGTATTCTCGCTATTTTCAAATATTTCCTTCCCAAAATTCATTGTGCCCATGGATAGCGAAGCCATTTCTGGTTTAAGCTCCAAGGGAGCGCATCTTTCAGCAAGAGGTGTACCCACAGCCCCACCTGTAGAATACTGAAGTATAACATCACAACGCTCGCGAATTTTGTCGCTTACTTCTTTGAATATATCCACACTCTGACTCGGTTTCCCTTCCTCATCGCGCACATGCAGATGAATAATGCTCGCTCCGGCCCTGACAACCTCCTTAGCGG
Proteins encoded in this window:
- a CDS encoding 3-keto-5-aminohexanoate cleavage protein — protein: MGSGMTDNPLIISCPIVGAELRREDYPYLPITPDEIANAAKEVVRAGASIIHLHVRDEEGKPSQSVDIFKEVSDKIRERCDVILQYSTGGAVGTPLAERCAPLELKPEMASLSMGTMNFGKEIFENSENTIRQILKAITENGVMPELEIFDYGMMETVHRYIKKKYLPEKFHIGFILGVQGGMRGNIKSLVLLTDDLSPEQLWSVAGIGRYQLPITMHAIAMGGHVRVGVEDNIYYRKGELAKSNEQLIKRVVRIANEMDRQVATVSDAQFILGL